The following are encoded in a window of Pseudomonadota bacterium genomic DNA:
- a CDS encoding FeoA domain-containing protein, with the protein MQLSTLIRGQRARIHTIDAEDGLVRKLLEMGLQEGMELRVAHVGPFGRDPIAIEIADRCVALRRRDASHIRVEMIG; encoded by the coding sequence ACTTTCCACCCTCATCCGCGGCCAGCGCGCCCGCATTCATACGATTGATGCGGAAGACGGGCTGGTGCGCAAACTGCTCGAAATGGGGCTGCAGGAAGGCATGGAGCTGCGCGTCGCCCATGTTGGCCCGTTCGGGCGCGACCCCATCGCCATCGAAATCGCCGACCGCTGCGTCGCCCTGCGGCGGCGCGATGCCTCGCATATCCGCGTGGAAATGATCGGATAG